The nucleotide sequence GGCGGCTCGCAGCGCCTGACCCGGGCCATCGGCAAGGCCAAGGCGATGGATCTGATCCTGACCGGACGCACCATCGACGCCGCCGAAGCCGAACGCAGCGGCCTGGTTTCGCGGGTGGTGCCCGCCGACGACCTGCTGACCGAGGCCAAGGCCGTCGCCACCACCATCTCGCAGATGTCGCGGTCGGCGGCCCGGATGGCCAAGGAAGCCGTCAACCGGGCCTTCGAATCGACGCTGTCCGAGGGGCTGCTCTACGAACGCCGACTTTTCCACTCCACCTTCGCCACCCACGATCAGTCCGAGGGAATGGCCGCGTTCATCGAGAAACGTCCCCCCAATTTCACCCACCGGTAAGCAACCCCGGTGAGCTCGACAACCGACACCGAAGAGGACGTCCCGGAAGCAACCCCTGCCCTGGAGCCGCGAAAAGCCACGCGCCCCTGGTGGATTCGGCATTACACGTTCACCGGCACCGCCATTGGCCTGATCTTCATCTGGTTTTCCATGACTCCGTCGCTGCTGCCGCGCGGCGCGTTGTTCCAGGGCATCGTCAGCGGCATCTCCGGTGCCATCGGGTATGGGCTGGGCGTCTTTTCGGTCTGGCTGGTCCGCTACATGCGTTCCAAAAATTCCAGCCCGCCACCGCCGAGTTGGGCGTGGAAGGTGCTGATTCCGGTCGGGGTGATCGGCCAGGCCGTCATGGCCGTGCGATTCCACGTCTGGCAGGACCGCGTGCGCGACCTGATGGGGGTCGAGCACCTGAAGTGGTACGACTACCCGGAGGCCGCGATCCTCGGGGTGATCGTGCTGTTCACCTTCGTCGAAATCGGCCAGTTGATCCGACGACTGATCATCTTTCTGGTCGGACAGGTCGACCGGATCGCGCCGTTTCGCGTGTCAGCCACGATCGTCGTGGTGCTGCTCGTAACGCTGACGGTCATGCTGCTCAACGGGGTCGTGATCAAGTTTGCCATGCGGGAACTGAACGGCACCTTCGCCTCGGTCAACGACGAGATGAATGCCAGTATCGCGCAACCGCATTCGCGGCTGCGATCGGGCGGCCCGGAGTCGCTGGTGTCGTGGAATTCGCTGGGCCATCAAGGCCGGATCTTCGTCCAGGCCGGTCCCACCGTGCAGCAGCTGACGGCGTTCAACGGGGCCGACGCGCTAGAGCCGATCCGGGCATACGCCGGGCTGGACTCCGCCGACGGCATCGAAGCGACCGCGGAGCTGGCCGCGCGGGAACTCGAGCGCACCGGCGGGCTGAGCCGCGCCGTCGTCGCGGTCGCCACCACCACCGGCACCGGCTGGATCAATGAGGCCGAAGCCGACGCGCTGGAGTACATGTACAACGGCAACACCGCGATCGTGAGCATGCAGTATTCGTACCTGCCGAGCTGGCTGTCGTTTCTGGTGGACAAGGAGAACGCGCGCCGCGCGGGGCAGGCCTTGTTCGAGGCGGTCGACAAGCTGGTCCGCCAGATGCCGGAATCCATGCGCCCCAAGGTCGTCGTGTTCGGCGAGAGTCTGGGGTCCTTCGGCGGCGAGGCCTCGTTCATGAGCCTGAACAATGTCCTCGCCCGCACCGACGGTGCCTTGTTCAGCGGTCCGACGTTCAACAACACCATCTGGACGCAGCTGACCGCGACTCGCGACCCCGGTTCGCCGGAGTGGCTGCCCATCTACGATCACGGCCGGCACGTCCGATTCATTGCTCGCCCAAGCGATTTGGCACGCCCGCCTTCGGACTGGGGCCGGCCGCGGGCGGTCTATCTGCAGCACGCCTCGGATCCGATCGCGTGGTGGACTCCGGATCTGCTGTTCAGCAGGCCGGACTGGCTGGCCGAAAAACGGGGCTACGACGTGCTTCCCGAGACGCGCTGGATCCCGGTGGTGACGTTCCTGCAGGTTTCGGCCGACATGGCGGTCGCGGTCGACGTGCCGGACGGGCACGGGCACCACTATGTCGCCGACGTCGCCGACGGCTGGGCCGAGGTGCTGTCGCCGCCCGGCTGGACGCCGGCCAAGACCGCCAAGCTG is from Mycobacterium conspicuum and encodes:
- a CDS encoding alpha/beta hydrolase, translating into MSSTTDTEEDVPEATPALEPRKATRPWWIRHYTFTGTAIGLIFIWFSMTPSLLPRGALFQGIVSGISGAIGYGLGVFSVWLVRYMRSKNSSPPPPSWAWKVLIPVGVIGQAVMAVRFHVWQDRVRDLMGVEHLKWYDYPEAAILGVIVLFTFVEIGQLIRRLIIFLVGQVDRIAPFRVSATIVVVLLVTLTVMLLNGVVIKFAMRELNGTFASVNDEMNASIAQPHSRLRSGGPESLVSWNSLGHQGRIFVQAGPTVQQLTAFNGADALEPIRAYAGLDSADGIEATAELAARELERTGGLSRAVVAVATTTGTGWINEAEADALEYMYNGNTAIVSMQYSYLPSWLSFLVDKENARRAGQALFEAVDKLVRQMPESMRPKVVVFGESLGSFGGEASFMSLNNVLARTDGALFSGPTFNNTIWTQLTATRDPGSPEWLPIYDHGRHVRFIARPSDLARPPSDWGRPRAVYLQHASDPIAWWTPDLLFSRPDWLAEKRGYDVLPETRWIPVVTFLQVSADMAVAVDVPDGHGHHYVADVADGWAEVLSPPGWTPAKTAKLRPLLHSNASGGSSG